In Candidatus Palauibacter australiensis, the DNA window CTGCACATCGCCGATCATGGCTTCCACGACCGGGAAGGCCGCGGCGGACCCGGCATCCGGTCCGGGATTGCACGCGGCCCCGGCTATCGCGAGCGTAGCGGAGAGCAACACCGGAATCGCGTGGCGCTTCCGGTGGAGGCCGTCGGTGATCCCGGGACGCCGGCGCATCCCGGGTGCGTTGCTCCTCGGTCGCATGCATCCAAACTTGCCAAACCGGGCCGATATGCCAAGCGCCATGACTGCGAGGTGTCGCCGATGAAGCGCACAATCGAGACCGCCCTCTTCACCCGTCGAGATTTCGTTCGTGCCGCCAGCGTGGGACCCGCCGCAGCCTGGCTCGCCGCCTGCGACCGCGCGGGAGACGCCGGGTCGTCGGCGGACGCGGCCGCGGCGGCCGCCCCCGGAGAGGAGCGGGAGCAGCCGCCGAGGTGGGTGAAGGACCCATCGCCCTTCATCCAGCGCGTCACGAACCTGGAGACGCGGCTTGAGCTCATCGACGGGTTCATCACGCCGAACGAACTGTTCTTCGTCCGAAACCACTCACCCACTCCGACGATCGACCCTGCGGACTACTCGCTTCGAGTAGAGGGAGACGGCGCCGAGACCGAGTTGCGGCTCGACCTGTCCACCCTCGAATCGCTGCCGCAGCACACGATCACCGCCTACCTGGAGTGCGCCGGAAACTGGCGCGGCCTGTACCCGGAACTCACAGGCACGCGCGCGAGCGGCGGCCAGTGGACGACGGGAGCCGTGGGGTGCGCGGAGTGGTCGGGTCCGTCGCTCGCCACGGTGCTCGACCTGGCCGGCGTGCGGCCGGAAACGGTTGACATAAACCTCGTCGGGCTGGACGGCTCCGGCTTCGAGCGCGCCATGCCGCTCGCCAAGGCGCGGGACCCCGACACGATCATCGCCCTGCGCATGAACGGCGAGCCGCTCCCCGCCGATCACGGCTTTCCCGCGCGGTCCGTCGTTCCCGGCTGGTCAGGGTCCAGCAGCATCAAGTGGCTCGGGTCCGTTCAGCTCTCCACCGAGCGGGTGTGGAACCGCAACAACACGTCGTCCTACGTCCTCATCGGCGACCAGTGGCCGGAGGCGGACTACGCGCCCGCCCAGGGCCCGGTGATCACGGAACTCGTCGTGAAGAGCGCGCTGGCCCTTCCGCGGCCCGCGCGGCTGGAGCCGGGATCCCACGTCCTGCACGGGTTCGCGCACGCCCCGGCGGGACCGGTGTCCGCCGTCGAATGGAGTCCGGACGGCGGAGCGACCTGGCTGGAGGCCGAGATCGTGGATCCGGTGCTGCCCCTGGCCTGGCAACGCTTCGAGTTCGAGTGGGACGCGACCCCCGGGGCGCACACGCTGGCCACGCGCGCCACGGATGCGGCGGGGAATACGCAGCCGGACGAGCCCCTGATGAACGACAAGGGCTACCTGCTGAACGTCCCGCTCCCGCACGCCGTGCAGGTGGGATGAGCCGGCGCCGGCCGAGTTCCTGACGCGCGCCGGATCGCCTTGCTGTACCGGGTGCTCGCGGATCTCGTCCTCGTCGTCCACTTCCTCTTCATCGCCTTCGTCGTCGCCGGCGGGTTCGCCGCGGTCCGCTGGCCGCGTCTGGCGTGGGCGCACATCCCGTGCTTCGCGTGGGGGGCGTTGATCGAGTTCGCCGGCTGGATCTGCCCGCTCACGCCGCTGGAGAACGATCTGCGGGTCGCGAGCGGCCAGGCGGGCTACTCCGGGGGGTTCATCGAGCACTACCTGTTGCCGGTGATCTACCCCGGCGCGCTGACCCGGGAGATCCAGGTCTGGCTCGGCCTGTCCGTGCTCGCGCTGAACGCGGTGGCGTACGCGTGGCTCCTGCGCCGACTACGCCGGCGCGTCCGAAGCGGTCGCTGAGCCGCCACCGCCGAAGCGGTCGCTGAGCCGCTACCGCCGCTCGCGGGCCGGGGGGGAAGGGGCTGTCAGTCGATCACGATGTCCCGGGTGAGCTGGCCGTTGCTCTCCCAGTACGTCCGCTTGTTCACGAGCAGCGGGTCGTCCGCCGCCGGCTGTACGTTGCCGTCCGCGTCGATCGCCCTCGAGACGATCGCATGCCGCCCCGGAGAGGCGTTCCAGTCCTTGCGCCAGAACGTCCACGTGTGCGGGTCGCCCTGGCCTTCGCCCAGCGTCGCCGCCTCCCACGGCCCCTCGTCCACGCGGACCTCGACGGCGGCAATGTCGGCGCCCCACGCCGCCCCGTGGATCGCGTGCGCGTCACCGCTGCGCGTGACCTTCGCGGGGACGGAGTTGATGTTCACCCGCCCCACCGAGGTCTCCGTCCACACGGTCTCGCCGTCGCGCTCCTCCGCCCGGAGCGTCACGTAGTCGCGGGCCATGAACTTGCCCATGAAGCGCCGGTCGCGGAGTTCGATCCGCGTCAGCCACTTCACGTTCGCGATCCCGTACCAGCCGGGGGCGATGACGCGCAGCGGGAAGCCGTGCGCGTTCGGCAGCGGCTCGCCGTTCACCTCGTACGCAAGGATGATGCCGGGGTCCATCGCGTCCTCGAGCGACAGGCTGCGCGCGAAGTTCTGCGTCACCGTGTTGCCCCGGATCTCCTCCTCGCCCTCGTCCGCGCCGAAGAACACGACCTCGATCCCCGCCTCCTGGACGCCGGCTTCCGCGAGGACATCGGCGAGCCGGGCCCCCGCCCAGCGCGCGTTGTGCACGCCGCCGATGAACGAGGGACGGCCGCGGTTCCCGGAGCACTCCAGCGTGAACACGACCTCCTGACGGGGTCGCTCCCTGAGTTCGGCGAGATCGAAGGTGCGCGGCCGGTCGACAAGTCCCCCGATCTCGAGGCTCCAGTCGCTCTCCGCGATCACCGGCAATCCGTAGTGCCCCACGCGGAACATCTGGCTGACCGGCGTGATCCAGGAATCCAGCTCTTCCCAGTTCAGGATGTTCATCCGCTCCGTGAGCCCCGGGTGCGGGCGCTGAACCCACGGGATCACCGCCTCCTGATCGAATCCGGCGAGCCAGCCGCGGAAGATGTCCGTCGGCAGGACCGCGAGACCGGCGGCCGCCGCCCCGCCCCGGATCAGCACCTGTCGTCGTGGAATCGCGTTTCGCTCGCTCATCATGTCAGACCTCGCCTCGGGTGTGCCGCGTATCTCGTCGTCTTCTCTCTCGTCCACGCAAGCTCGGGTCCGATTAGCTGTCGGAGCAAGGCATCCGCCGTGGCGGCGCCGCTCAGCGACCGGGTCTCCAGGCGGATTCTTCGGAAGCATCCGCCGGGCCGATCCTGCCTTCGGCCAGCGCGAGCAGTTCGTCGGGCGAATGGGGGCGTCCCCGCGCGAAGACGAACCAGACGTCGCGGGCAACCCGGACATCCTCCAGCGGGTTCCCTCTCACGATCACGAGATCCGCGAGCTTGCCTTCCTCGATGCTGCCGAGTTCGTCGTCCACGCCCATCGCTCGCGCGCCGTTGATCGTCGCGATGCGGAACACGTCCGCGGGCGGGACCCCGGCGCGCGCGAACGCGAGGAGTTCGCGGTGAACGGCGAACGGCGACCAATAGTCTCCCCAGCTCGGGTGATCCGTGCCGAGCGTGATCAGGTCGCGTCCGCCGCCGTCGTAGAACGCCTTCAGCGTGCGGCGCTTGATCGGCGACATCTTCGCGAACGACTCGTTCACGGGGCGGGGCGGCCGCGCCTCGACGATCTCCCGCATGTACGGCGTCAGGAAGCGGTGTTCGTCCGTCCAGTACTCCGTCATCTCCGGGTCGTGCGGTCCCCAGTACCCGTAAATGGAGAGCGTGGGGTCGAAGTACACGCCGCGGTCGACGTAGAGGTCGATGATGTCGCGGAGCGCGTCTCCCTCGAAGTCGTCGAACTCCTGCAGCGAGGCGTAGGCCGTGCGGTCGGCCGGCATCATGTCGCCGCCCAGGAAGTGCTCGACGCGGTCGATGCCCATGAGGATCGCGTCGCGGGGATTCACCGTGTTCCCAAACCCGGAATCGAGATGGCCGGTCACCGTGAGTCCGTGCTCGTGCGCCTGTTCGATGAGCACGGCGAGGTGATCGGGCCGGATCCCCTTGGCCTTGAAGCCGGCCGCGCCAAGCGACGCCCAGTGATCCACCTCGTGACGGATCGAGTCGGGCGTCATGGCGTCGTCGTCCCAGCCCCGGCGCCACGAGCCGAAGTAGGGGCCGGAGTTGAGGAGCCGGGGACCCCTGCGCTCGCCGCGCCCGATGGCGAGCCGCAGCTCTCGCATGCGCATCGGGTTCAGCTCGCCGGCCGGGAAGGTCGTCGTCACGCCGTTGGCGAGGAAGAGTTCGGGATAGGCGGCCGTCTCATCGACGCGGCCATCGCCGAACAGGTCCACGGCGTAATGGGCGTGAAGGTCGAAGAACCCCGGGAGGATCGTCGCCTCCCGCTCGAGGTTGATCGTGATCGTGACGCCGGCGGTATCCGGCGACTCGCCGATCGAGATGATCCTTCCGTCGCGGATCGTGATTCCGTCGTTCTCGACGAGCGTCCCGGCATGCACGTCGAGCCACCGTCCGCCCTCGATCACGTAGGTCGCGTTCTCATCGACGAGATCGACGAAGTCCAACACGAGTCCCTCGCACCCGGTAAGGGTCACGGCCGCGCCGCCCAATCCGAGGGTGAGAAGCATCCATCTGCGCCGCATCTTTCTTCTCCGAACCATCGATGGCACCTCTCGCTCGGTACGTGTCGCCTTCGAGCCGCCCGAATCGCGGTCGACCGGTCAACATACGATGCGCGCGGGGTTCTCCACGACGGAGTCGATCCTGTTACTGTGAGCCGTCATCACGCGGCTGCCATCCGAACCGGATCGGAGTTCGACACTGCACGAACCGAGCGCGACGCTCGCCAATCCCCCGTCCGGCCTCACGGGACGCACGTCGATGCGCCCCGCGGCGGTCGTGGCGCTCATCGTCGTCTCGCACACGACGATCGATGCGTATACCGCGTTCCTGCCGCCGCTGCTGCCGCGGATCATGGACAACCTCGGTCTCTCGATCACGCTGGCCGCGACGCTGTCGACCGTGCTCTCCATCTCGACCGCGCTCCCGCAACCGGCCTTCGGCTACCTCGCCGACCGGTTCGGGAGGCGCGCCTTCCTCGCCGCCGGGCCGATCGTGGGGGGTGTGTTCATCTCGCTGCTGGGGATGGCGCCCAGCTACTTCGTCCTCCTCCTCCTCCTCACCGTGGGGGGACTGGGATCGGCCGCCTTTCACCCACCGGGGGCGTCGCTCGTCGCGCGCGCCGGGGACGGCCGGGGAAGCGGAGTGCGCATGTCCGTCTTCTCCTTCGGGGGGGCGGTGGGCTTCGCCCTGGGGCCGATCAGCGCCGTCGCCATCGTGGGCTGGTTGGGCCTCGCCGGTCTCTGGGTCGCGATGATTCCGGGAGTCCTGCTCGGGACCGCCCTCTGGTTCGGTGCGAAGGGTCGGACCCGGGTGGGGACGGGGACTCCGCCGCCTCCCCCAATGGAGGTGCTCCGCAAACTCAAGGGGCCGCTCGGTCTCGTGTTCGGGATCTCCGTCGTCGGATCCTTCGCGCAGAAGGCGGTCCTCACCTTCATCCCGATCATCGCCCACCGCGCGGGCGAGAGCGAGACGGCGGGCGCCGTGGTGCTGAGCATTTATCTGGGCGCCCAGGGCCTGGGGACGCTCGCCTCCGGCTTCCTCACCGACCGGCTCAACCGGCAGCACCTCCTGGCTGCGATCAGCGTGCTCGCGGTGCCCACGCACATCCTCGCGTTCACGCTGGCGCCGGCGAGCCCCGCCGCGATCGTGATGGCCGTGTGCGCGGGCTTCCTGAACATGGCGCTGCTGCCTCCGATCGTCGTCGTGGCGCAGGAGATCCTGCCCTCGGGGACGGCCGTGAGTTCGGGCATCGTCATGGGGCTGGCGTGGGCGGTGGGGACGCTGGCGATTCCCGTCGTGGGCGGGTTCGCGGACGCGTTCGGGCCCGTCGCCGCGACGGCATGGTCGATGCCGCTTCTGCTGCTCGGCGCACTCTTCGCCATGCAGCCGTCGCTTCGTCCCTACTGTAGAGCCCAATAGAGCCCAATGATGGCCCGATCGAACCCACTTGGCGTCGTGTTGGCGGGCATCGTGCTTGCCGCGTGCGGACAGTCGCCGTCGGCCGACCCGGCCGACCTGATCCTCGTGGACGGACTCGTGATCACGCTCGACGCGGAGAGCCGCGTCGCCGAAGCCGTCGCGGTTCGGGGCGAACGCGTGATCGCTGTCGGGTCTACGGTGGCGGTCGAGGCGCTCGCGGGCCCGGAGACCCGCCGCATCGACCTCGCCGGGCGCGCGATGACGCCGGGGCTCATGGACGCGCACGTCCACTTCGCGAACGGCGGCGCGAACCGCCTGTACCGCCTCGACCTCAGCTATCCGAACGTGGAGAACATCGCGGACGTACAGGGCCTGGTCGCGGAGCGGGCCGGCCGGCTGTTCGAGGGCGAGTGGGTGCGCGGCGGCGGTTGGGACGAGGGGAAGCTCGAGGAGTTGCGCTACATCTACGCCTCCGACCTCGACGCCGTCGCCGCGGGGCAGCCCGTGTGGCTGGCGCACACCATGGGCCACTACGGCGTGGCCAACTCCCTCGCCCTCGACATGGCCGGCATCACGGCGGACACCCCCGATCCGCCCGGCGGCACGATCGACCGCGATGCCGCCGGGCAGCCGACCGGCGTCCTGAAGGAATCCGCCATGGGGCTCGTGACCCGGCTCATCCCGCCGCTCGGACCCGGGGAGCAGCGCGAAGGGATCCGCGCGCTCGCCGACGCCTTCAACGCCGAGTGCATGACGGGCGGCAAGGAGCCGGGAATCGGCCGCCGCGGGTGGGAGGCCTACCGCGATGTGCTGGCCGATGGCGACCTCACGGTCCGCATCTTCGTCCTGTGGTCCGGCCGCGACGGGACGCTGGACGAGGTCCGCGCCTACGCCGACAGCCTCGCGACCTTCACTCGGCCCTGGGAGTCGACGGGGGATGACCGGCTCATCCCCGGCGGCGTCAAGCTGTACAGCGACGGCAGCGGCGGCGCCCGCACCGCGTGGCTGTACCAGGACTGGAACCGGGACCGCACGGAGACCGACGCGGGCAACCGCGGCTATCCGACGATGGACCCCGACGAACTGCGCCGCCGCTTCCGGGCCTATCACGACGCCGGGCTCCACGTCTCGATCCACTCCATCGGCGACCGCGCGATCGACTGGACCGTCGACGGCTTCATCGAAGCGCTCGAGGCCACCCCCACCCGCGGACTCCGGCACGGCATCATCCACTCCAACATCCCCACGGACCGGGCCCTGGACGCGATGGCCGAACTCCAGCGGGAATGGCAGGCCGGCTACCCGGAGCCGTCCCCCACCTTCACGTGGTGGATCGGCGACACCTACGCCGGGAACTTCGGGCCGGAGCGAACCCTGCGGCTGAACCCGTTCCGCTCCTACCGGGACCGGGGCATGATCTGGGCGAGCGGCTCCGACTTCTTCGTCACCCCCTACCCGGCGCGCTACGGCGTGTGGGCCTCCGTCGCCCGCCAGCCGCTGCTCGGCGTCTACGGGAGCGATCCTTACGGCGCCGCCGAGTCCGTCGACGTCGAGACGGCGCTGCGCTCGTTCACGACCTGGGCCGCGCACCAGATGTTCCTGGAGGAGAAAGTCGGGACGATCGAACCCGGCAAGTACGCGGATCTTGCGATCTGGGACCGCGACCCGCTCACCGTCCCGACGCCCGAACTGCGCGACATGTCGTGCGAGATGACCGTCTTCAACGGCGAAGTCGTCTTCGACCGCGCCGCCCTCCGCGCACCGTGACGCGCGCTCCAGGCGGTGCGGCGGCGGTCCCGCCGTGGAAAGGACAACGAATGCGACCTCGACCACTCGCGATGGAAAGCCCCATCCCGGAGGGTTGGCGGCCGGACCTTCACGCGACGCTCCTCTTCATCGTGCGGGGAGGTGAAATCCTCCTCATCCACAAGAAGCGCGGACTCGGCGCCGGCAAGCTGAACGGGGCCGGAGGCAAGGTCGACCCCGGCGAGAGCACGCTGGAGGCGGCGATGCGGGAGTTTCAGGAGGAACTGCGCGCGCGGCCCGTGGCGCCCCGGAAGGTCGGCGAGGTGGCGTTCGAGGTGCTCAGCGGCATGTCGATCCTGATCCACGTGTTCCGGGCGGACGCCCTCGAAGGAGAGCCGGTCGAGACCAGCGAAGCGATCCCCATGTGGACGTCCGTCGACGATATCCCGTACGACCGGATGTGGGAGGACGACCGCCACTGGCTGCCCTACGTCATCGAGGACCGCCCCTTCGAGGCCTACGCGCGTTTCCAGGGCGACGACATGGTGCACTGCCGCGTAGTCCTCTTCTCCGACCCCGAGCGCCTACCCTGGGAGTCCCGCTGAAGCACGCGCTGTGACCCCGCGCCGGGATACCGAGTCTTCACAGGAGATGAATCCGACCCCGACTGTTTCACGTCGCCCGGCCGTTGGCGCGCTCGCCGCGCTCGCGCTGGCGGCATTGGCTCTCCCTCGGAGCGCCGTGG includes these proteins:
- a CDS encoding sulfite oxidase translates to MKRTIETALFTRRDFVRAASVGPAAAWLAACDRAGDAGSSADAAAAAAPGEEREQPPRWVKDPSPFIQRVTNLETRLELIDGFITPNELFFVRNHSPTPTIDPADYSLRVEGDGAETELRLDLSTLESLPQHTITAYLECAGNWRGLYPELTGTRASGGQWTTGAVGCAEWSGPSLATVLDLAGVRPETVDINLVGLDGSGFERAMPLAKARDPDTIIALRMNGEPLPADHGFPARSVVPGWSGSSSIKWLGSVQLSTERVWNRNNTSSYVLIGDQWPEADYAPAQGPVITELVVKSALALPRPARLEPGSHVLHGFAHAPAGPVSAVEWSPDGGATWLEAEIVDPVLPLAWQRFEFEWDATPGAHTLATRATDAAGNTQPDEPLMNDKGYLLNVPLPHAVQVG
- a CDS encoding DUF2784 domain-containing protein encodes the protein MLYRVLADLVLVVHFLFIAFVVAGGFAAVRWPRLAWAHIPCFAWGALIEFAGWICPLTPLENDLRVASGQAGYSGGFIEHYLLPVIYPGALTREIQVWLGLSVLALNAVAYAWLLRRLRRRVRSGR
- a CDS encoding sulfite oxidase; this encodes MMSERNAIPRRQVLIRGGAAAAGLAVLPTDIFRGWLAGFDQEAVIPWVQRPHPGLTERMNILNWEELDSWITPVSQMFRVGHYGLPVIAESDWSLEIGGLVDRPRTFDLAELRERPRQEVVFTLECSGNRGRPSFIGGVHNARWAGARLADVLAEAGVQEAGIEVVFFGADEGEEEIRGNTVTQNFARSLSLEDAMDPGIILAYEVNGEPLPNAHGFPLRVIAPGWYGIANVKWLTRIELRDRRFMGKFMARDYVTLRAEERDGETVWTETSVGRVNINSVPAKVTRSGDAHAIHGAAWGADIAAVEVRVDEGPWEAATLGEGQGDPHTWTFWRKDWNASPGRHAIVSRAIDADGNVQPAADDPLLVNKRTYWESNGQLTRDIVID
- a CDS encoding amidohydrolase family protein; the encoded protein is MRRRWMLLTLGLGGAAVTLTGCEGLVLDFVDLVDENATYVIEGGRWLDVHAGTLVENDGITIRDGRIISIGESPDTAGVTITINLEREATILPGFFDLHAHYAVDLFGDGRVDETAAYPELFLANGVTTTFPAGELNPMRMRELRLAIGRGERRGPRLLNSGPYFGSWRRGWDDDAMTPDSIRHEVDHWASLGAAGFKAKGIRPDHLAVLIEQAHEHGLTVTGHLDSGFGNTVNPRDAILMGIDRVEHFLGGDMMPADRTAYASLQEFDDFEGDALRDIIDLYVDRGVYFDPTLSIYGYWGPHDPEMTEYWTDEHRFLTPYMREIVEARPPRPVNESFAKMSPIKRRTLKAFYDGGGRDLITLGTDHPSWGDYWSPFAVHRELLAFARAGVPPADVFRIATINGARAMGVDDELGSIEEGKLADLVIVRGNPLEDVRVARDVWFVFARGRPHSPDELLALAEGRIGPADASEESAWRPGR
- a CDS encoding MFS transporter, giving the protein MRPAAVVALIVVSHTTIDAYTAFLPPLLPRIMDNLGLSITLAATLSTVLSISTALPQPAFGYLADRFGRRAFLAAGPIVGGVFISLLGMAPSYFVLLLLLTVGGLGSAAFHPPGASLVARAGDGRGSGVRMSVFSFGGAVGFALGPISAVAIVGWLGLAGLWVAMIPGVLLGTALWFGAKGRTRVGTGTPPPPPMEVLRKLKGPLGLVFGISVVGSFAQKAVLTFIPIIAHRAGESETAGAVVLSIYLGAQGLGTLASGFLTDRLNRQHLLAAISVLAVPTHILAFTLAPASPAAIVMAVCAGFLNMALLPPIVVVAQEILPSGTAVSSGIVMGLAWAVGTLAIPVVGGFADAFGPVAATAWSMPLLLLGALFAMQPSLRPYCRAQ
- a CDS encoding amidohydrolase, producing the protein MMARSNPLGVVLAGIVLAACGQSPSADPADLILVDGLVITLDAESRVAEAVAVRGERVIAVGSTVAVEALAGPETRRIDLAGRAMTPGLMDAHVHFANGGANRLYRLDLSYPNVENIADVQGLVAERAGRLFEGEWVRGGGWDEGKLEELRYIYASDLDAVAAGQPVWLAHTMGHYGVANSLALDMAGITADTPDPPGGTIDRDAAGQPTGVLKESAMGLVTRLIPPLGPGEQREGIRALADAFNAECMTGGKEPGIGRRGWEAYRDVLADGDLTVRIFVLWSGRDGTLDEVRAYADSLATFTRPWESTGDDRLIPGGVKLYSDGSGGARTAWLYQDWNRDRTETDAGNRGYPTMDPDELRRRFRAYHDAGLHVSIHSIGDRAIDWTVDGFIEALEATPTRGLRHGIIHSNIPTDRALDAMAELQREWQAGYPEPSPTFTWWIGDTYAGNFGPERTLRLNPFRSYRDRGMIWASGSDFFVTPYPARYGVWASVARQPLLGVYGSDPYGAAESVDVETALRSFTTWAAHQMFLEEKVGTIEPGKYADLAIWDRDPLTVPTPELRDMSCEMTVFNGEVVFDRAALRAP
- a CDS encoding 8-oxo-dGTP diphosphatase gives rise to the protein MRPRPLAMESPIPEGWRPDLHATLLFIVRGGEILLIHKKRGLGAGKLNGAGGKVDPGESTLEAAMREFQEELRARPVAPRKVGEVAFEVLSGMSILIHVFRADALEGEPVETSEAIPMWTSVDDIPYDRMWEDDRHWLPYVIEDRPFEAYARFQGDDMVHCRVVLFSDPERLPWESR